From Leptolyngbya sp. KIOST-1, one genomic window encodes:
- a CDS encoding ATP-binding protein produces the protein MDFEQAIAAANAKLQAHCDRSLTDLEIDLLRGAWNNLTYEQIADLSGYSLNYLQRDFGPRFWRLLSEAYGRKVSKVNARAVLSKGVGSGRVGGWESGRAGSGRIPPPHHPITPSLDGPPNLVGRQTEWAVLHQWGQGLGRLGPADPARPVLLLTGEPGIGKTRLLEEFCARVQQQQGRVLWGSGFAAEMMRPYGIWIDALRSLALPTKAELALELGFLLPELGQPTQALPDPSHLFDAVVKLLEQWARQAPLLLVLDDIQWLDEASAALLHYALRVLRSRPVWMACTARSGELADNAAVAKVLRSLRREQRLQTLAISPLDAGQIAELMTRSTATAPSLAAEQVFVDSGGNPLLALEIARSQGHAQTSSASSLEVLIGDRLEQLDDSTRELLPWLAALGRSFQPSTVALVADCSTGQLLTAIEQLEQQSIIRPTTALSGATPPINGYDFAHGIIRQVVYQQLSAPRRQLIHQQIAQRLHQQAPDDDTLASDIAYHAGLGGDPALAVAAAVRAAEHSLKLFAYGEALHQAQQGLAHCQALDRPAQILAQTQLLRVSALAGFSAESAAQLEVEAQQLMQEAKRLGLTDAEAGALEILLILQFEGNNYRKVHQHSLRAAEVGRLASPVTTARMLAYSGACLAEIGRDMARAEALLLEAQALASRAGIEHCDIASGLGSVHRHCGRYDQARLHFQRAWRMAQTQRDHWRESTCLSYLAMTELEAGAPDAALPYCAEIVAVAAHMPEDSSAAAIAQALAAVAHYQLDTPAAAPELAQAIAALEEADAKRMLAYVLMQAAEMDLRCDRPDLALSRAELALAHAQIINHPSEIAQSWAIAVQGAIATANMPQAIAQFEALYPTINLYDLSLPAQTAVNQAVQQIQPDRK, from the coding sequence ATGGACTTTGAGCAGGCGATCGCCGCCGCCAATGCCAAGCTGCAAGCCCACTGCGATCGCTCCCTCACCGACCTAGAGATCGATCTGTTGCGCGGTGCCTGGAATAACCTCACCTACGAGCAAATCGCTGACCTATCGGGCTACTCGCTCAACTACCTCCAGCGCGACTTTGGGCCCCGGTTCTGGAGGCTGCTGAGCGAGGCCTATGGCCGCAAGGTGAGTAAGGTCAACGCCAGGGCGGTGTTGTCGAAGGGGGTGGGGAGTGGGAGAGTGGGAGGGTGGGAGAGTGGGAGGGCAGGCAGTGGACGCATCCCACCACCCCATCACCCCATCACCCCATCACTCGACGGACCCCCTAACCTGGTCGGACGGCAGACAGAGTGGGCGGTGCTGCACCAGTGGGGCCAGGGACTGGGGCGACTCGGCCCGGCAGATCCGGCTCGGCCCGTGCTGCTGCTGACGGGGGAGCCGGGGATTGGCAAGACCCGCTTGTTAGAAGAATTTTGCGCTAGGGTGCAGCAACAGCAGGGGCGGGTGCTGTGGGGGAGCGGTTTTGCGGCGGAGATGATGCGCCCCTACGGCATCTGGATTGATGCGCTGCGATCGCTCGCTCTGCCCACCAAAGCAGAGCTTGCCCTCGAGCTGGGTTTTTTGCTGCCGGAGCTGGGCCAGCCTACCCAGGCGCTGCCCGACCCCAGCCACCTGTTCGATGCGGTGGTGAAACTGCTGGAGCAATGGGCCAGGCAGGCGCCGCTTCTGCTGGTACTGGATGACATTCAATGGCTGGATGAGGCGTCGGCGGCGCTGCTGCACTACGCCCTGCGGGTGCTGCGATCGCGGCCAGTGTGGATGGCATGCACGGCACGGTCGGGGGAGCTGGCCGACAATGCCGCCGTGGCCAAGGTGCTGCGATCGCTGCGGCGGGAGCAGCGGCTGCAAACCCTGGCGATTTCCCCCTTAGATGCAGGCCAGATCGCTGAGTTGATGACTCGATCGACGGCAACCGCCCCCAGTTTGGCAGCCGAGCAGGTGTTTGTGGACAGCGGCGGCAACCCCCTGCTGGCGCTGGAAATTGCGCGATCGCAGGGGCACGCCCAAACTAGCTCCGCCAGCAGTCTGGAGGTGCTAATCGGCGATCGCCTGGAGCAGCTCGACGATTCCACCCGCGAGCTACTGCCCTGGCTGGCGGCGTTGGGCCGCAGTTTTCAACCCAGCACCGTTGCCCTGGTGGCCGACTGCTCCACGGGGCAGCTGTTGACGGCGATCGAGCAGCTCGAGCAGCAGTCCATCATTCGCCCTACCACAGCGCTGTCCGGTGCCACGCCGCCGATCAACGGGTATGACTTTGCCCACGGCATCATCCGCCAGGTGGTCTACCAGCAGCTCTCGGCCCCCCGCCGCCAGCTGATTCACCAGCAGATTGCCCAGCGGTTGCACCAGCAGGCCCCCGACGACGACACCCTGGCCAGCGACATTGCCTACCATGCCGGGTTGGGCGGTGACCCTGCCCTAGCGGTGGCGGCGGCGGTGCGGGCCGCCGAGCACAGCCTCAAGCTGTTTGCCTACGGCGAGGCGCTCCACCAGGCCCAGCAGGGGCTGGCTCACTGTCAGGCGCTCGATCGCCCGGCCCAGATTTTGGCTCAGACCCAGCTGCTGCGCGTGTCGGCCCTGGCGGGGTTTTCGGCGGAGTCTGCCGCCCAGCTCGAAGTCGAGGCCCAGCAGCTCATGCAGGAAGCCAAACGCCTGGGCCTGACCGACGCCGAAGCCGGGGCGCTAGAAATTCTGCTGATTTTGCAGTTTGAGGGAAACAATTACCGCAAAGTGCACCAGCACTCCCTGCGGGCGGCTGAAGTCGGTCGTCTGGCCAGCCCCGTGACCACGGCGCGGATGCTGGCCTACAGTGGGGCCTGCCTGGCCGAAATTGGCCGCGACATGGCCCGTGCTGAAGCGCTGCTGCTAGAGGCCCAGGCTTTGGCCAGCCGGGCGGGCATCGAGCACTGTGACATTGCCAGCGGCTTGGGGTCGGTGCATCGCCACTGCGGGCGCTACGACCAGGCCCGGTTGCACTTTCAGCGGGCCTGGCGCATGGCCCAGACCCAGCGCGACCACTGGCGCGAATCGACCTGCCTGAGCTACCTAGCGATGACCGAGCTAGAGGCCGGGGCCCCGGATGCGGCCCTGCCCTACTGTGCCGAAATTGTCGCTGTAGCGGCCCACATGCCCGAAGACAGCAGTGCGGCAGCGATCGCCCAGGCTCTGGCAGCGGTGGCCCACTACCAGCTCGACACCCCCGCCGCCGCGCCCGAGCTGGCCCAGGCGATCGCCGCCCTGGAAGAGGCCGATGCCAAACGTATGCTGGCCTACGTGCTGATGCAGGCGGCTGAGATGGATCTGAGGTGCGATCGCCCCGATCTCGCCCTCAGCCGCGCCGAGCTGGCCCTGGCCCATGCTCAGATCATCAACCACCCCAGCGAAATTGCCCAGAGCTGGGCGATCGCGGTGCAGGGGGCGATCGCCACAGCAAACATGCCCCAGGCCATTGCCCAGTTTGAGGCCCTCTACCCTACTATCAACCTCTACGACCTCAGCCTGCCCGCCCAAACCGCCGTCAACCAGGCCGTCCAGCAAATACAGCCCGATCGCAAATAA
- a CDS encoding nickel-binding protein — protein sequence MSLIVVETLADAPLTPENPTETDYKILDCLGARLGTWQYSLLSSDRLRMLCVFEAPDAEAVRESYHRAGGAFDRIWSAQRMAPATPSQANGATLQVIESVYSPALTLDQWQATHDSLQAYFAGQEGVEWVKSYLSLNRIRGFCELYAPDTEVIQAGYRQAGGPFHRVWSAKVIQA from the coding sequence ATGTCGCTTATCGTTGTCGAAACCCTGGCCGATGCACCCCTGACCCCAGAGAACCCTACCGAAACCGACTACAAAATCCTCGACTGCCTGGGGGCGCGCCTGGGCACCTGGCAGTATTCGCTGCTATCGAGCGATCGCCTGCGCATGCTCTGTGTCTTCGAGGCTCCCGACGCCGAGGCGGTGCGCGAGTCCTACCACCGAGCCGGGGGTGCCTTTGACCGGATTTGGAGCGCCCAGCGGATGGCGCCAGCCACGCCGTCCCAGGCTAATGGGGCCACACTCCAGGTGATTGAGAGCGTCTATTCCCCAGCGCTGACCCTTGACCAGTGGCAGGCCACCCACGACTCGCTCCAGGCCTACTTTGCAGGGCAAGAAGGGGTGGAATGGGTCAAGTCCTACCTTTCGCTCAACCGCATCCGAGGCTTTTGTGAACTGTATGCCCCCGACACCGAGGTAATACAGGCGGGCTATCGACAGGCGGGGGGGCCGTTTCATCGGGTGTGGTCGGCGAAGGTGATTCAGGCCTAG
- a CDS encoding ester cyclase: protein MLAPNLLPLQRRTAHQWFCPTPTERNKQIAQQFCDATWGKGRLAVVDQFTSPDFIVDYPILPAPLDRDGFKAWVSDVHTALPDLQFTMTDVVGEGDKVVIAWTAEGTNTGPIGFLNLEATRRSVRFSGIIIYRLLEGRIVEERGEEDAIGLFKQLGLLG, encoded by the coding sequence ATGCTTGCCCCCAACCTCTTGCCCCTGCAGCGCCGCACCGCCCACCAGTGGTTTTGCCCTACTCCCACCGAACGCAATAAGCAGATTGCCCAGCAGTTCTGCGACGCCACCTGGGGTAAAGGCCGTCTCGCTGTCGTAGACCAGTTCACCAGCCCCGATTTCATTGTTGACTACCCAATTTTGCCTGCGCCGCTCGATCGCGATGGCTTCAAAGCCTGGGTCAGCGATGTGCACACCGCCCTGCCCGATCTGCAATTCACGATGACCGACGTGGTTGGCGAGGGCGACAAGGTCGTCATTGCCTGGACGGCAGAGGGCACCAACACTGGCCCCATCGGCTTTTTGAATCTGGAAGCGACCAGACGCTCTGTTCGCTTCAGCGGCATCATCATCTACCGCCTGCTGGAGGGCCGCATTGTCGAAGAGCGCGGCGAAGAAGATGCGATCGGCCTGTTTAAGCAGCTGGGCCTGCTGGGGTAG
- a CDS encoding homocysteine S-methyltransferase family protein, which produces MVDVPLTPSPIPSPPFPKESPTHAYPPLPQLADRLFLTDGGMETTFIFHQGLDLPHFAAFDLLKTAEGYQAIANYFRTYLDLAVQQRVGFVLESPTWRANSDWGSRLGYSAEELATANREAIALLHLLRQAYATPDTPIVVSGCIGPRGDGYSVSTAMTVAAAETYHRPQIQAFAEAGADLASAFTMNYVQEAIGIVRAAQAVGLPVVISFTVETDGHLPSGQSLGEAIAQVDGATGNGPAYYMINCAHPTHFADALIAGEPWVQRIRALRANASTLSHAELDEAETLDDGNPAELGQQYRALRAQFPQITVLGGCCGTDFRHVEAIANACLPIAWAHLNQNPLSAIGV; this is translated from the coding sequence TTGGTTGATGTTCCCCTCACCCCCTCACCCATCCCCTCACCCCCATTCCCCAAGGAGTCCCCCACCCATGCCTACCCCCCCCTCCCCCAACTCGCCGATCGCCTCTTCCTCACCGACGGCGGCATGGAAACCACCTTTATCTTCCATCAGGGCCTTGACTTGCCCCACTTCGCTGCCTTCGACCTGCTGAAAACCGCCGAGGGCTACCAGGCGATCGCCAACTACTTTCGCACCTACCTCGATCTGGCCGTTCAGCAGCGGGTGGGCTTTGTGTTAGAGTCCCCCACCTGGCGGGCCAACTCCGACTGGGGTAGCCGCCTGGGCTACTCAGCGGAGGAACTGGCCACGGCCAACCGCGAGGCGATCGCCCTGCTGCACCTGCTGCGCCAGGCCTACGCCACCCCCGACACCCCAATCGTCGTCAGCGGCTGCATTGGCCCCCGGGGCGATGGCTACAGCGTCAGCACCGCCATGACCGTGGCCGCAGCCGAAACCTACCACCGGCCCCAAATCCAGGCCTTTGCCGAGGCCGGGGCCGACCTGGCTAGCGCCTTCACCATGAACTATGTGCAGGAAGCCATCGGCATCGTCCGCGCGGCCCAGGCGGTGGGCCTGCCCGTGGTGATTTCCTTCACCGTGGAGACCGATGGCCACCTGCCCAGCGGGCAAAGCCTGGGCGAGGCCATTGCCCAGGTGGATGGCGCCACGGGCAACGGGCCAGCCTACTACATGATCAATTGCGCCCACCCCACCCACTTCGCCGATGCCCTGATCGCTGGCGAGCCCTGGGTACAGCGCATTCGCGCCCTGCGGGCCAACGCCTCCACCCTCAGCCATGCCGAGCTGGATGAGGCCGAAACCCTGGACGACGGCAACCCCGCCGAACTGGGCCAGCAGTACCGTGCCCTGCGGGCGCAGTTTCCCCAGATCACTGTGCTGGGCGGCTGCTGCGGCACTGACTTTCGTCACGTGGAGGCGATCGCCAATGCCTGTCTGCCCATCGCCTGGGCGCATCTGAATCAAAATCCGTTGTCCGCGATCGGGGTGTGA
- a CDS encoding efflux RND transporter periplasmic adaptor subunit, translating into MSINPDQPWRRPSFWLLIGALLIVGTGSTLAVRNVLQTRQAAREQAELPPPRQVKVVALGRVEPASRVIDVAPSESGRIERLEVQRGDRVEAGQILAYLDTYDVRRAERDVAASQLAEARAQLEAETTLGRSQVQEASTRVAQIDGPQQAAIAAQQSAIESLQAELSVAEIDLARFQELNASGAISRQEFDRQQATVNSLRADLGNAQATKQRLEQTRLSDIQNAQAQVVSARATSTRAQVASRVDSAAQSLALAEAQLARTIVRSPQAGQVLDIFAYPGEAVSASGGPIVALGDTRQMVVVAEVYETDVGLVRLGQPVTITSRNGAFSETLTGTVSEIGLQIAKNDVLDDDPAANADARVVEVRVAVDQSEAVAALTNLQVDVAIDIES; encoded by the coding sequence ATGTCTATCAACCCTGATCAACCCTGGAGAAGGCCGAGTTTTTGGCTTTTAATTGGTGCTCTACTGATTGTGGGCACTGGCTCTACCCTGGCCGTTCGCAACGTTTTGCAAACCCGCCAGGCGGCCCGAGAGCAGGCCGAGCTACCGCCCCCCCGCCAGGTTAAGGTGGTGGCCCTGGGTCGGGTTGAGCCCGCCAGTCGGGTGATCGACGTCGCCCCGTCGGAGTCGGGCCGCATTGAGCGCCTGGAGGTGCAAAGGGGCGATCGCGTTGAGGCGGGCCAGATTCTCGCCTACCTCGACACCTACGATGTGCGCCGGGCCGAGCGCGATGTGGCCGCCAGTCAGCTGGCCGAGGCCCGCGCCCAGCTGGAGGCCGAAACCACCCTGGGCCGTTCCCAGGTGCAGGAGGCCAGCACCCGCGTGGCCCAAATCGACGGGCCGCAGCAGGCCGCGATCGCCGCCCAGCAATCTGCCATAGAGAGTCTCCAGGCCGAGCTGAGCGTGGCCGAAATTGATCTGGCTCGGTTTCAAGAGCTCAACGCCTCGGGGGCGATCTCCCGCCAGGAGTTCGATCGCCAGCAGGCCACCGTCAACAGTTTGCGCGCCGATCTGGGCAACGCCCAGGCAACTAAACAGCGGCTAGAGCAGACCCGCCTCAGCGACATTCAAAACGCCCAGGCCCAGGTGGTTTCGGCCCGCGCCACCAGCACCCGCGCCCAGGTGGCCAGCCGGGTCGACTCGGCGGCCCAGAGTCTGGCCCTGGCCGAGGCCCAGCTGGCCCGCACCATCGTGCGATCGCCCCAGGCCGGACAGGTGCTCGATATTTTTGCCTACCCCGGTGAGGCAGTGTCGGCCTCCGGGGGGCCGATTGTGGCCCTGGGGGACACTCGCCAGATGGTGGTGGTGGCGGAGGTCTACGAAACCGACGTGGGTCTGGTCAGGCTGGGGCAACCGGTCACCATCACCAGCCGCAATGGGGCCTTTAGCGAGACCCTGACCGGCACCGTCAGCGAAATTGGCCTGCAAATTGCCAAAAACGACGTGCTCGACGACGACCCCGCCGCCAACGCCGATGCCCGCGTGGTCGAGGTGCGGGTGGCGGTGGACCAGAGCGAGGCCGTGGCGGCACTGACCAACCTCCAGGTCGATGTCGCCATCGACATTGAGTCGTGA
- the devC gene encoding ABC transporter permease DevC has translation MKLPSLPRIPLAWYNLRHDRPRLLVAVAGVTFAVLLMFMNLGFLGALVSTTTNFYDQFNGDIFLISPQSLEISSTKAFPRERLYQAAGLEGVARTMPLYAEYALWKNPETSLSRAMFVYAFNPSDPVFLMPELNTPGASQALQQPNSVFIDRRSRPEFGPQTVGLETEADRRRITIVGQYDLGGGFAADGTLIMSDQNFRRYFAPRSLNQINLGLVLLEPGADAQRVKLALQNQLPADVEVYTKPEIVLKESQFWIQTTSIGFIFGLGVLVSFIVGTVIVYQILYTDIRDHLREYATLKAIGYSGGYLFKTVIQEAILLALMGYVPGLVLALGLYELAYNATAGTLPMQMTIFRVVFVFTLTVLMCALSGLISVRKAVTADPAEVFA, from the coding sequence ATGAAACTCCCCTCCCTGCCCCGCATTCCCCTGGCCTGGTACAACCTGCGCCACGATCGCCCCCGCCTGCTCGTGGCCGTGGCCGGGGTCACCTTTGCGGTGCTGCTGATGTTTATGAACCTGGGCTTTTTGGGAGCGCTGGTCAGCACCACCACCAACTTCTACGACCAGTTCAACGGCGACATTTTTTTAATCTCGCCCCAGTCGCTGGAAATTAGCTCCACCAAGGCATTCCCCCGCGAGCGGCTGTACCAGGCGGCGGGGCTTGAGGGGGTGGCGCGCACCATGCCCCTCTACGCCGAGTACGCCCTCTGGAAAAACCCCGAAACCAGCCTCAGTCGGGCCATGTTTGTCTACGCCTTCAACCCCAGCGACCCGGTATTTTTGATGCCCGAGCTGAATACCCCTGGGGCCAGTCAGGCGCTTCAGCAGCCCAACTCGGTATTTATCGACCGGCGATCGCGGCCCGAGTTTGGCCCCCAGACCGTGGGCCTCGAAACCGAAGCCGACCGCCGCCGCATCACCATTGTCGGCCAGTACGACCTGGGCGGAGGCTTTGCCGCCGACGGCACTTTGATCATGAGCGACCAGAACTTTCGCCGCTACTTTGCCCCCCGTTCCCTCAACCAGATCAACCTGGGCCTGGTGCTGCTGGAGCCGGGGGCCGACGCCCAGCGGGTCAAGCTGGCTCTCCAGAATCAGCTCCCCGCCGATGTTGAGGTCTACACCAAACCCGAAATCGTTCTCAAAGAAAGCCAGTTCTGGATTCAAACCACATCGATTGGCTTCATCTTTGGGCTGGGGGTGCTGGTGTCGTTCATCGTTGGCACGGTGATTGTGTACCAAATTCTCTACACCGACATTCGCGACCACCTGCGGGAATACGCGACGCTGAAGGCGATCGGCTATAGCGGCGGTTACCTGTTTAAGACCGTGATCCAAGAGGCCATTTTGCTGGCCCTGATGGGCTACGTGCCGGGGCTGGTGCTGGCCCTGGGGCTTTATGAACTGGCTTACAACGCCACGGCGGGCACGCTGCCCATGCAGATGACCATTTTTCGGGTGGTGTTTGTTTTTACCCTGACGGTGCTGATGTGCGCCCTGTCGGGCTTGATCTCGGTACGCAAGGCGGTGACAGCCGATCCGGCGGAGGTGTTTGCGTGA
- the devC gene encoding ABC transporter permease DevC, with translation MQRTPLALLNLLHDRKKFLTSMAGVAFAVLLMFLFTGFKNALYDSQTQLLSRLNGDIVLINRLKENMFVPRAFARRRLYQAQAFDGVEGAYALYINDARWKNPETRKTRPVRVIAYNPSDPVLPLPEILNHQQELRLPNTALIDVRSRAEVGPRETGVITELADREIRIVGTFSLGTDFASGNGNLIMSDQNFLRFFANRGPEETERSFATADIGLLRVAPGADVATLVQTLRDNLPQDVLVLPMDGPEGFIARERTYWEENTNIGFVFSLLTTMGFVVGIILVYQILYTDVADHWSEYATLKAIGYDNAYLFGVVIQEAVILSVLGFIPGLLISALFYNLGAAVTGLLFQLTLQRVANIYIMTFVMCLISGAIAVRKVQRTDPAEVFGL, from the coding sequence ATGCAGCGAACTCCGCTAGCCCTCCTCAACCTGCTCCACGATCGCAAGAAGTTCCTCACCTCGATGGCCGGGGTGGCCTTTGCGGTGCTGCTGATGTTTTTGTTCACGGGGTTCAAAAATGCCCTCTACGACAGCCAGACCCAGTTGCTCAGTCGGCTCAATGGCGATATCGTGCTGATCAACCGGCTGAAGGAAAACATGTTTGTGCCCCGGGCCTTTGCCCGTCGCCGCCTCTACCAGGCCCAGGCCTTCGACGGCGTGGAGGGGGCCTACGCCCTCTACATCAACGATGCCCGCTGGAAAAATCCGGAGACCCGCAAAACCCGTCCGGTGCGGGTGATCGCCTACAACCCCTCCGACCCGGTGCTGCCGCTGCCGGAGATTCTAAATCACCAGCAGGAGCTGCGCCTGCCGAATACGGCGCTGATTGACGTGCGATCGCGCGCTGAGGTCGGCCCCCGCGAAACCGGCGTGATCACCGAGCTGGCCGATCGCGAAATTCGCATTGTCGGCACCTTCAGCCTGGGCACCGACTTTGCCTCGGGCAACGGCAACTTGATCATGAGCGACCAGAACTTTTTGCGGTTTTTTGCCAATCGCGGGCCTGAGGAAACCGAGCGCAGCTTTGCCACCGCCGACATTGGTCTGCTGCGGGTGGCCCCCGGTGCCGACGTGGCTACCCTGGTGCAAACCCTGCGGGACAACCTGCCCCAGGATGTACTGGTGCTGCCCATGGATGGCCCGGAGGGGTTCATCGCCCGGGAGCGCACCTACTGGGAAGAGAACACCAACATCGGCTTTGTGTTTTCGCTGCTGACCACCATGGGCTTTGTGGTGGGAATTATTCTGGTCTACCAGATTCTCTACACCGACGTGGCCGACCACTGGTCGGAGTACGCCACCCTGAAGGCGATCGGCTACGACAATGCCTACCTGTTCGGGGTGGTAATTCAGGAGGCGGTTATTCTCTCGGTGCTGGGATTTATCCCTGGGCTGCTGATCAGCGCCCTGTTCTACAACCTGGGGGCCGCCGTTACCGGGCTGCTGTTTCAGCTCACCCTACAGCGAGTCGCTAACATTTACATCATGACGTTTGTGATGTGCCTGATTTCCGGTGCCATTGCGGTCCGCAAGGTGCAGCGTACTGACCCCGCCGAGGTATTTGGCCTATGA
- a CDS encoding ATP-binding cassette domain-containing protein translates to MSSAPPTSPSALPAAVEASIRVGSLSYFFGRGDLRKQVLFDISLDLHPGQIVIMTGPSGSGKTTLLTLIGALRSATEGSLQVLGQELVGLGDRQLVGIRRNIGFIFQAHNLFESLTAAQNVEMAVELTGQFGSKRQQAIDILSQVGLAERADYKPGALSGGQKQRVAIARALVNQPQLILADEPTAALDKQSGRDVVTLMQHLAQEKGCTILMVTHDNRILDVADRIINLVDGRLESDESPQQFVDSHAPKSLDQKMFIM, encoded by the coding sequence ATGAGTTCTGCCCCGCCCACATCCCCGTCTGCCCTGCCCGCCGCTGTTGAAGCGTCGATTCGGGTGGGCAGCCTCAGCTATTTCTTTGGCCGGGGCGATCTGCGCAAGCAGGTGCTGTTTGACATTAGCCTCGACCTGCACCCCGGCCAGATTGTGATCATGACCGGCCCCTCCGGCTCAGGCAAAACTACCCTGCTGACGCTGATTGGGGCGCTGCGATCGGCCACCGAGGGCAGCCTCCAGGTGCTGGGGCAGGAGCTGGTGGGGTTGGGCGATCGCCAGCTGGTGGGCATTCGCCGCAACATCGGCTTCATTTTTCAGGCCCACAATCTGTTTGAGTCGCTGACGGCGGCCCAGAATGTGGAAATGGCGGTGGAGCTAACCGGCCAATTCGGCAGCAAGCGCCAGCAGGCGATCGACATCCTCAGCCAGGTGGGGCTGGCCGAGCGGGCCGACTACAAGCCGGGGGCCCTGAGCGGCGGGCAAAAGCAGCGGGTGGCGATCGCCCGTGCCCTGGTCAACCAGCCCCAGCTGATTCTGGCCGACGAACCCACCGCCGCCCTCGACAAGCAGTCGGGCCGCGACGTGGTCACCCTGATGCAGCACCTGGCCCAGGAAAAGGGCTGCACCATCCTCATGGTCACCCACGACAACCGCATTCTGGACGTAGCGGATCGCATCATCAACCTGGTGGACGGGCGGCTGGAGTCCGACGAAAGCCCCCAGCAGTTCGTAGACTCCCACGCCCCCAAGTCCCTCGATCAAAAAATGTTCATCATGTGA